In the Microplitis mediator isolate UGA2020A chromosome 5, iyMicMedi2.1, whole genome shotgun sequence genome, TGTGGACGGCCAACAGTAGCCAATGATTATCCATTAGCATGTGGTCACTTGTGTCATGTAATTTGTTTCAGAAGTCGACCTCCTAGTATTAGAAATGTacgtataataattaaatcaataaacaTTGGTCATTATGTATTTGTaactgatataaatttatatttatctagaATTGTTCATTTTGTCACGATGATAATCAAGATGAAGTGGTATCAAGATCATCTTCTCGATTACATGAAGAAACTAGACAGCGAACTAATCGTACAGCTCGATCTAGTAAAACTGGAGACGTTTTGACACCTGGGATACAAACTTCAACATCAGGTTCAGTCTCAGGATCATCAACTTCACGATTACAGGAAACTACGCAACCAATTGGTAGTCCGACTACATCTAgtgaaactaaaaatatttcggCTACTGAAGTTAAAACTCCATCACCTGGTTTTGAATCATCAACAAAAGATTCGAAATGTGCGTACTGTCGAATTCCAATAGAAAATCTTGCTGCTAATAAACAATTACCAAATTGTCGTCATTATGCACATGAAAAGTGcatgaaaagtttttatgaattattaaaggtattattaaatttattattttaataactattatttatttttactcagtATTCACTTTTTTTAGTGCCGGACTTGTAATCTTAATGGTGACTCATCAGACTCTGCAGACGAAACGGAATTACCGTCACATGTATCTCACgaccaataattaataattaattgtctgATTAGAATGTAGATAActttaagataaatttatttcaattattatgagcgatagaaaataatgaattttttaagttctatTTATCTCACTATACAATAAgaacttattattatagataACGATTTGTTACACggataaaataacatatattttcatatatattatatattatctaataaataaattgcacGTTGtgataaaacatttttaactttGCTTACAATTACCATCAAACATTTAACTGCTGCTCCAACATGAGTCAGTAAGATGAGTTTATTTTCAATGTCAATCTGcaatagttaataattttatttgctaCTGAAAGTATCgacttattaataattcaaaatatattctaacaatactaataatttgagggataaataaatattgcaaTGGCACATCATCTGGGTGGTTTAGTAATTGAACTCGCTATTAATGTCGTATGTTTGAGTATAGACCACTTAATCagcagaaataaaaaatcaaagaacaAAAGGTATACAActtatcaaatatatattatatattttgatagtaataatcgattaaattttttagtaaaccCTACGAACCAggtcttgaaaaaaataagtgctcagtatgtggaaaaaattttaagtcgaaattaaaacatcgtaaactaGGGTGCGGTCATACTTGTCATAAATCATGTTATCAATCTGGATTTAAAGTAAAGCaatttattacatataaaaaattttaacaataaattatatatgatcctgaagttagcagacaattgacaattttcggatttttgtttcaacaaatcaattacaaaaaaaaataaaaatatgcacatgtagaaaattttaaaaactacaggtgcaattttttcaaatatttttttttataatttatcgtttaaaaaaaatccaaaaattattagacgtcggctaatttcagtttCGTAAATTATAtgcaaattattaaattaattattattattttacaggCATGTAATTTTTGTCAAGATGATCAAAAAGATCTTCATgtgatttaactttttttcgaattaataatattttttaattaagtatttaaattattattgataataagaAGTTGAGCATTTTGtagtgtttaaatttattttctttcgtCTTTCTTTCACCTTAGACTTAAGGAGTGACAATTCATTACGAAGATTTGAACCATCAAAAGAGGAATCCTAAAAAgctaatttagtttttaaaaaaattttaatccgtttcagaagaaatttttttttattgtatgagTGAAACAAAGAAAGTTCcattaatttcttttatgAGAAAGAAAATTGTGACATTtctctttaaaaataacaataattcttaaataatcCTGAAGTTATtcgacagttaaaaattttcgattttttttcaacataattccctgattaaaaaagtgaattgaaaaggaTTGAAAACGATGAGAAATGAATcctttcgaatactttctatCCCCCAAGGAattcattttgacataaaatgaatacttttcaatcccaaaataataaaagaatttcagaacttccgaggaattgaaaaaaattcaaatgaattgatatttttaatctttctgaatccttctcaatacctaaataatccgacatttcggatcaagtgtgggattgaaaaagattgaaatgaattgaaatttttgaatctttctgaatctttctcaatacctaaataatttcacatttcgggtcatgagtgggattgaaaaagattgaaatgaattgaaatttttgaatctttccgaatccttctcaataccttaATAATCTGATATttcgatcaagtgtgggattgaaaaagattgaaatgaattgaaatttttaaatctttctgaatccttctcaatacctaaataatttcacatttcgggtcatgtgtgggattgaaaaagattgaaatgaattaaaatttttgaatctttccgaatccttctcaatacctaaataatctgatatttcgatcaagtgtgggattgaaaaagattgaaatgaattgaaatttttgaatctttctgaatccttctcaatacctaaataatttcacatttcgggtcatgagtgggattgaaaaagattgaaatgaattgaaatttttgaatctttccgaatccttctcaatacctaaataatccgatatttcgatcaagtgtgggattgaaaaagattgaaatgaattgaaatttttgaatctttccgaatccttctcaatacctaaataattccatattggaaggtattgaaatgatgaaagattgaattcttttcaatactttcgaattccactttggaattggaaagtattcaaacgatcgaaatttcaattccattcaatactttccaaaaccgccgagggattgaaaagaattgagataattttcaatacttttcaattcacttttttaatcagggaagtgcgatttttaaaaatattttattttgtaaaaattattgttttgaaaaaaatcgaaaaattattagacgtcagttaACTCTAAGTGAAGTTgctgatgatactgaagtcagccgacgtcgaataatttttttaaaaaccataaattataaaaaaaaaaaatgttggaaaatccaaaagtgcacacctcaatcgctcaatttatttttaatcattacttttattattatataatattaatatatttttttttattatgaacttttattcaacttacaaattatcaatttgatttttttatttttatttcttattttcagtgtAACCGTGCAACAGCGATTTTAAGACGTGAGAGTGAGGCTCTCTCGCTTCTATTTgtcctctctctctctctcgtaTAATTTTCTCGTTTGCGAGTTCCGCTGAGTCTCAGCGCTAGTCTTAGCGCAGCAGGTGAGCGATTTTCGGTCACTGCGCATAATTAGGTGGGGTCAACACGAGGTGTTGACCCGAGACAATTAATCAAGAGACGACACTTGAACTCTAGACTGCAAACCGATCAGTCGtttcttttacttttattttgcaAAAGTATTTACTTGTGCTCTAGTGCGCTGAACGACTAGTCGCTTTTCTTTTCTCTACTTTGCCAAAGTTTAACTTCTCCAGTGATTTGTACCATTTGTGGTTGTGGTTGTTAAATAAACCAAGTGTTGTGCTGCCTTTTGATTTTCCACCTAAGGAGGCTTACGGCTGTACTTACCGGGATCTTTCACCTACCGTGGATCACCCAAGGGCTACGAGAATGCAACGTCGTCCGATACCAGCAGTAAGTCCAGATATTGgcacacataaatatatatataatctataATGTTGTGTAAtgtctctctctctcttcaacGCGGCAATTCCCGTGAATTTTTCTCATCTAATTTGACATTAATTCCCGCGcatatcattaaataaatttactcaaGCTACTTATCATActtatactcatatataaagTAAAAGGGGAATATTGTACATAAAAATGGGAAtcttggttaaataaaatacattagttCCTattaattgagcattatttaataaactatcaCCAGCGTCCTTTAGAATTAAGTTATTTTCAGCCGCGTGTCCGGCTCAGGACGAGCCGACTCACCCCCGAGAATTCGAAGTTCCCGAGTCTCAGGACCAACGATAATCGAACGAGATCgcgaataaaattaataaataacaaagacCGGGAATTAGAAGTTAACTGTGGTCCGTGGCTACTAGACACGGAGTAGCCAGGGCCCACCGTTATATTTGGCGCCCAACTCGTGTTCCTCGTCCTGAAATTTTGAGACCTGGTGAtagtcattaatttaaaaattataaaaagtacaaagaagttcgggaaaattttttcttctataTATTCCCTTATTAACCGTTGaagagagaaatttttttttgcaaccaGAAATTGTGCTAATTGCATTGGTTGCCCAAAACATTATACAATATTACTAAAATCAAGATaaataattggaaaaaaaaaaaaaaattcaaaatttaacgcgtacgaaaaaaaaaaaaaaaaaaaaaaaaaaaaaagaaatcgatAAATTCAAGTAGACAAACAGTAAACACcggaaaataaaagaaaataaaataaagctattcttttgtaaattaataaagaaaataaaaatttctttggtaACAGTGtcagtcaaaataaaatcttaagaataaataaaattttgctgaaaatattattcaaaaataaaatcttaaataaataaatcattacttATTTAGTTTATACTGGTTTAGAATAAATCATTCTTTCGAGTAACcggtaatttgaatttatttgacaTATGAGTcaccataaataaattattctagtataataaattaaaattagtaattaccgGTCGAGAACAGTCGTTAAGATATTTGTTTGAGGAAGTTTATTCTAAAAGAATAATTAGatttagtataaaataaataattaaaataaagacaaTACTGTCATCCTAGTATTGACAATAATTATCCAAGTAATCGGATAAACGTTCTCCGGAAGTTAATTccggtaaaataataaattttcttgagaacAAATAAAACTAAAGCTGTCATTTGGGGATTAAATATTAGTCATCGgtttagataaaataaaattttaatccggaaataaaaattatccgtgtatatattaataattgtgcTTCgtcattatttgtttaaatttaagtctatTTGGGCTCGTAAGCTGATAATAGCCatcgagtaaaaataaataattgagaaTTAAGTTGTTAGAAAATGAGTAATACGCGACCATTGACGCGCCAAAATTCTAAACAACAGAATAGGCAGGATAGCGGGGAGGTAATATTTGACGGGGTTGGTTCATCGAACCAGAGTAATCAATCCAGGGTAGTACATTCACCACCTTCGAGTACTACCGTTTCGTCCGCGAACTCGACAATGTCGGTTCCCCCTCCCACGGTACCCAGTATACCAAGCTTGGTTGTCACTGCAGGCACGCCGCTGCAAAACAGACCACCAGTCAGGCGTAGTTTAGGAAATAATTTAGCGACGGTACCAAGTACCACGTCAATGGTCACCACGTTGACCACAACTATCGTTACAACCACACCGAGTACAGTAACAACTACACCGGTTACAACAATACATCCACCGATAACAACTACTACTGTATCGGGGTTAGTCAGAACGAATAATTCACCGGCAATAAATTCGAATGCGCAAATAAAccaaagaataaataataataattcacaaGCGTCTGTGGACGGGGTATTTGTTGAAAACCCCCCACCGGTACATTTACCACCGATTCAGCCTAATGCGGGATTCGTTTCTTATCCTGGCACCGCTTCAGTTTCCGCACAAGCTGAACAAGGGGTTTCTCAAACAGCGATAACTCAACTTATGAGTTGCATCCAAAATTTGACCCTTGCTTTAAACTCGCAGCGGGAAAATACTTTACAAGTGCCTGTACAACTTAACACACAAACTGTTCGCACCGTAACTCACAGTTTTGGCGACGGGGAGTGTGGTACAGGACACTTGACACAAGATACTAGGGCTATGACGTCTTCAGCCCTCCCGGCGTACGAACAACCTGGTACCAGTGGAACCATGAATGTCCACAGTAACTTAGcaggaataaataataatataaataataattcaaatattgattCGAATGCAAATCCAAATAATTACCCACCACAAAACAacaatttaaacaataatattaatgtagataataattttaacaacaataatcaCCCGATCGGGCcacaaattaataatgtaaacgataataattattgcgaactaagaaataataataattatcgccCGATGAATAATTACGGGAATAACGgtaatgataattatgatataTTGGGGGAAAACTTAGGAACCGGTGGCTACCATGacagatatttaaataataatggcaGTGAGAGATACCAAGGGTTTTTCGAGCAACCCAGAGCGAATAATTTAGCGTTACCAGATGTCGCGGCGGTCTCGTTACGTAAATGGCGGGATATAAGAGAAATCGTGAGATCTTGGCCTGTACGATACCCGCAAGGCGATTTATCCGCCAATAGTTTTCTGGCTTCATTTGAAGCCATGGCGTTTCGCGAGGGTTGGTTAATTAcggatttaataaaaatcctcGGCTATATTTTTGTCGgtaaagttaataaatggtACGATACTTACAGTAGGCATTGGATAGATTATGACCATTTTAAGCGGGAATTTTTACGAGCATTTGGCTCACATAAAACAGATACGCAACTCTTAATGGAAATTGGTCAGTTAAGACCAGAAGCCGGTGAATCTTCAACCGACTTTGTTTTCCGAGTACAACAGAAATACGGTGAAATGCGCAACCCTCCTCCCGAATCTGAACAGGTGACGTGTATACGTAACCATCTACCTAGAAACTTATCAACGTTGGTATTTTCTAggctagtaaataattatgatgacCTGTTATCGGTATTACATGAAGCTGCCGTATTATTAGAGGAGAACAAACGCACGTTAGAGTCATCCGAGAAGTCGAGTTCCAAaacgaaagaaaaatcgcGTTTCTCAGCAGTACATACGTCACCGCGTAACTCTATTTTGGTTGATATGATGAACGGGAAACAACCACTGATTATTGAAGAAATTCGTGAGGGTGAGGACggtcaatttattgtttgcGCGTCGGCAGCAACGGTACAACCTCCTCAACAAAGTTTTTCATCCTATCGTCCTCAAAATAATAGAGCGCGAAATTCAAATAACGCGAGTAACAACGGTAGTTTTAACGTCGCACCGCGCTCGTATAGTGAAGTTACTGCTGGTCGGAATTTAGACCAAGATTTCTGTCACAATTGTGGACAAAATGGTCACACATTTGACCAGTGTAACAACATTAGAGTTGATgtctgtaatttttgttttagagCAGGGCATATTAAACAAAACTGCTTTCAAGCAAACGGTGGTTCACCCAACAAAGGGTTtaaccaaaattttaattcccgTCGGTCGAATGGTCCTGCCCAAGTAAActataataatagaaataattataataataataatagaaataattataataattcaaatgtaaatagaaataattataataataattcgtatgtaaatagaaataattttaatcaaaatcgTGGGCAATCTGATTTTAATAACGCGAACAGATCAAACCCGAATTTTATCCCGGGTAATTTTAGAGTAAATGAAAACTGTAATGATATCGGTAATCAGTTTCATGAGAATAATCGGGCAATTTCTCATTCTCAAGgcgataataatttaaataataatcgtcATAATAACCCCTCTAATTGCGTCGAAGTTCAGTCGACCAGTGCTGGCGATGCCAGTTACCCTCAGTCGTCAAAAAACTAATCTCGCCCTCCTATTCCCCGAGGAGAAAGGGCGCGAAATCCAGAAGATCTAGGGAACAAATAATATGGGGAAATCGGAGTCCTAGTAGCCATAATTCACACGCGAACTGGTTAAACaaaccaaataaatttaagaatactgtaaatagtaaaaataaattaaatacggAATCAGACGGCGGCTTTGCGCGTACTGTCGGTCCGAATGTTCAATttaattcagaaaattttataaattttaatccggAGTCAGACGGCGGCTTGGTGCGTACTGTCGACCCGATTGAAGAGcttagttttgaaaatttaataaactcaaATCCGGAGTCAGACGGCGGCTTGGTGCGTACTGTCGACCCGATTGAAGAAAATGATTTACAAGATTtaataaatcta is a window encoding:
- the LOC130667686 gene encoding uncharacterized protein LOC130667686, which codes for MVPMGIPIMVLGAVVGVVAASAIFFIRRNQEHNNHRYQYDNNRYEKSERARNVNLTCPFCGRPTVANDYPLACGHLCHVICFRSRPPSIRNNCSFCHDDNQDEVVSRSSSRLHEETRQRTNRTARSSKTGDVLTPGIQTSTSGSVSGSSTSRLQETTQPIGSPTTSSETKNISATEVKTPSPGFESSTKDSKCAYCRIPIENLAANKQLPNCRHYAHEKCMKSFYELLKCRTCNLNGDSSDSADETELPSHVSHDQ